A genomic window from Haladaptatus caseinilyticus includes:
- a CDS encoding ABC transporter ATP-binding protein, with amino-acid sequence MSTHTDEDDPFEEQRENADNPMRRLFLEYGGENRVAFVVGVISSFFARVLNLLPPIILGVALDALFENKEQIPYTEALSKSVPFLSQSFATRITPGSSQGQFWFSVGVVAVAFGLGAAFHWARNWGWNSFAQNIQHSIRTDTYDKMQRLDMEFFSDKQTGEMMSILSNDVNRLERFLNDGMNSAFRLGVMVVAIAAVLLTINWQLALVALVPVPLIALFTYKFIQIIQPKYADVRSSVGKVNSRLENNLGGIQVIKTSNTESFESNRVEDVSNDYFGANWDAIVTRIKFFPSLQILSGLGFALTFIVGGLWVFNGEGPWFFSGELEAGQFITFMLLTQRFIWPMAQFGSIINMYQRAYASSSRIFGLMDEPSRIREDPDANDLVVGEGKVVYDDVTFGYDDSETIVEDISFTVEGGDTLALVGPTGAGKSTVLKLLLRMYDVNEGAIRIDGTDIREVSLPSIRRNIGYVSQNTFLFYGTVKENIQYGTFDASDEEIEEAAKAAEAHDFITNLPDGYDTKVGERGVKLSGGQRQRISIARAILKDPEILILDEATSDVDTETEMLIQRSLDRLTQNRTTFAIAHRLSTIKDAEKIIVLEGGKIVERGPHDELLRNDGLYAHLWGVQAGEIDELPEEFIERAARRTARTDADD; translated from the coding sequence ATGAGCACACACACGGACGAAGACGACCCGTTCGAGGAGCAACGGGAAAACGCCGATAATCCGATGCGGCGTCTGTTCCTCGAATACGGGGGCGAAAACCGGGTCGCCTTCGTCGTCGGGGTCATTTCGAGTTTCTTCGCTCGAGTGCTTAACCTCCTGCCGCCCATTATCCTTGGAGTCGCCCTCGACGCGCTGTTTGAGAATAAAGAGCAGATTCCGTATACGGAAGCACTCTCGAAATCCGTCCCATTTCTCTCACAGAGCTTCGCTACGCGAATCACACCGGGATCATCCCAAGGACAGTTCTGGTTCTCCGTCGGGGTCGTCGCAGTCGCGTTCGGGTTGGGTGCGGCCTTTCACTGGGCGCGAAACTGGGGGTGGAACTCGTTCGCCCAGAACATCCAGCACTCGATTCGTACCGATACGTACGATAAGATGCAGCGACTGGATATGGAGTTCTTCTCGGACAAGCAGACCGGGGAGATGATGTCCATCCTCTCGAACGACGTGAACCGCCTCGAACGCTTCCTCAACGACGGGATGAATTCCGCGTTCCGTCTCGGCGTGATGGTGGTCGCCATCGCTGCCGTCCTACTCACCATCAACTGGCAACTCGCGCTCGTCGCACTGGTACCTGTTCCGCTTATCGCCCTGTTCACCTACAAGTTCATTCAAATCATCCAGCCGAAATACGCCGACGTCCGCTCTTCCGTCGGCAAAGTCAACTCTCGGCTGGAAAACAACCTCGGCGGGATTCAAGTCATCAAGACCAGTAATACGGAATCGTTCGAATCCAACCGGGTAGAAGACGTCTCGAACGACTATTTCGGTGCAAACTGGGACGCCATCGTGACCCGAATCAAGTTCTTCCCGTCGCTCCAGATACTCTCGGGTCTCGGCTTCGCTCTAACGTTCATCGTCGGGGGGCTGTGGGTGTTCAACGGTGAAGGGCCGTGGTTCTTCTCGGGCGAGCTCGAAGCTGGACAGTTCATCACGTTCATGCTTCTCACCCAGCGATTCATCTGGCCGATGGCGCAGTTCGGCTCCATCATCAACATGTACCAACGCGCGTACGCCTCCAGTTCCCGTATCTTCGGCCTGATGGACGAACCGAGTCGGATCCGTGAGGACCCCGATGCAAACGACCTCGTCGTCGGCGAGGGCAAGGTCGTCTACGACGACGTGACCTTCGGCTACGACGACAGCGAGACCATCGTCGAGGACATCTCGTTCACCGTCGAGGGCGGCGACACACTCGCACTAGTTGGGCCGACTGGGGCGGGGAAATCCACCGTTCTGAAACTTCTCCTCCGGATGTACGACGTGAACGAGGGTGCGATTCGAATCGACGGCACCGACATCCGCGAGGTGAGCCTGCCGAGCATTCGCCGGAACATCGGCTACGTCAGCCAGAACACGTTCCTGTTCTACGGAACGGTAAAGGAAAACATCCAGTACGGCACCTTCGACGCGAGCGACGAGGAAATCGAGGAGGCCGCGAAAGCCGCGGAAGCCCACGATTTCATTACGAACTTGCCCGACGGATACGACACCAAAGTCGGCGAACGCGGCGTCAAGCTCTCCGGCGGTCAACGCCAGCGGATCTCGATTGCCCGTGCAATCCTGAAGGACCCCGAAATCCTCATCCTGGACGAGGCGACCAGCGACGTGGACACGGAGACGGAGATGCTCATCCAGCGCAGTCTCGACCGTCTCACCCAAAACCGCACGACGTTCGCCATCGCACACCGCCTCTCAACGATCAAGGACGCGGAGAAAATCATCGTCCTCGAAGGCGGAAAGATCGTCGAGCGGGGGCCACACGACGAACTCCTGAGAAACGACGGTCTGTACGCCCACCTCTGGG
- a CDS encoding DUF7538 family protein, which translates to MNDSLSALGEQDGWKIDDFAARVHYRGADDYYSIEYYEPSDCVLYWKVKGNGDVAVPVGRGTVPGPLRERVRQDLDAAGIDPTVEDRDL; encoded by the coding sequence ATGAACGACTCGCTCTCCGCCCTCGGCGAACAGGATGGCTGGAAGATAGACGACTTCGCCGCTCGGGTTCACTATCGCGGCGCGGATGACTACTACAGCATCGAATACTACGAACCCAGCGACTGTGTGCTCTACTGGAAAGTAAAGGGAAACGGCGACGTGGCAGTACCGGTCGGCCGCGGGACGGTTCCCGGACCGCTCCGCGAACGAGTCCGACAGGATTTGGATGCCGCTGGAATCGACCCAACGGTCGAGGACCGCGACCTCTGA